A part of Gramella sp. MAR_2010_147 genomic DNA contains:
- a CDS encoding alpha/beta hydrolase yields MTSIDKTKVLKRNNITIQGNGEQAILFVHGYGCDQNMWRFVIPDFLEDYKVILMDHVGAGYSDESYYSKQKYSNLQGYADDILEICKVFNLKEVIIVGHSVSAMIALLAANKEPGLFSKLIMIGPSPCYINKNGYRGGFNQEDIDDLLSTLDKNYLGWAATMAPAIMGNPEKPELGEELTNSFCQANPDIAKHFARVTFLSDNRDDLSKLHIPTLIIQCKEDVIASLEVAQYVYSQIPTSTLEIIDAAGHCPNLSAPKQTVKAIKQYLQAEE; encoded by the coding sequence ATGACTTCAATTGATAAAACTAAGGTTTTAAAACGAAATAATATCACCATTCAGGGAAATGGAGAACAGGCTATTCTATTCGTTCACGGTTATGGTTGCGACCAAAATATGTGGAGATTTGTAATTCCTGATTTTTTGGAGGACTACAAAGTCATTTTAATGGATCATGTAGGAGCAGGATATTCAGATGAATCCTATTATAGTAAACAAAAATATAGCAATCTTCAGGGCTATGCGGATGATATCCTTGAAATATGTAAGGTTTTTAATTTAAAAGAGGTGATAATCGTAGGGCATTCAGTGAGCGCTATGATCGCTTTATTGGCGGCTAATAAGGAACCAGGATTATTTAGCAAATTAATCATGATTGGTCCATCTCCATGTTATATCAATAAGAATGGATATCGAGGAGGGTTTAATCAGGAAGACATAGATGATTTATTAAGTACATTAGATAAAAATTATTTAGGCTGGGCGGCGACAATGGCTCCAGCTATAATGGGAAATCCGGAAAAACCAGAATTAGGAGAAGAATTAACAAATAGTTTTTGTCAAGCTAATCCTGACATTGCCAAGCACTTTGCACGAGTTACTTTTTTATCGGACAATCGAGATGATTTGTCAAAGCTTCACATACCCACCCTAATAATTCAATGCAAAGAAGACGTTATCGCATCATTAGAGGTGGCTCAATATGTTTATAGTCAAATCCCGACCAGTACCTTAGAAATTATAGATGCTGCAGGTCATTGTCCAAACTTAAGTGCTCCTAAGCAAACAGTTAAAGCTATTAAACAATATCTGCAAGCAGAAGAATAA
- a CDS encoding MBL fold metallo-hydrolase, translating into MAFRFEPILAEGIAQVSYFICDESAGCAAVIDPRPDADIYLQKARQYGVTITHVFETHIHADFMSGACELVSRCNGSAKVFVSVEGDATYDFAHEAVREGDEFEFGQVKMMAKHTPGHTPEHLSYLLYESHKEDPWGIVTGDSLFVDSLGRPDLLGDEKTDELTQALFNTMREVFCKLRDEVIVYPCHAAGSACGPDIGDRMNTTIGYEKKHNPFMQMETFEEFKKAIQDSAPPVPTHYPKMKKLNAKGPETFGHTPPVRSLNVEEFEKEMKNPDTIIIDTRDMLAFGGGHIEGSLNIGQRPILSVWAGWLIETDAPLLLVLPEDKDLERVVTLLWRTGHTNFKGYLAGNMRSWQESGKQIKKLTQLSVHELSANNGQYQPLDVRKDKEWQNGYIPDARHIFLGELSDKISTLNKKQKFAVYCASGYRASIAASLLQKNGFQNVNSIPGSFKAWKAADLSIENKTENQKKK; encoded by the coding sequence ATGGCTTTTAGATTTGAACCAATATTAGCAGAAGGTATCGCTCAGGTTTCATATTTCATATGTGATGAAAGTGCTGGATGCGCTGCAGTTATAGATCCCCGGCCCGATGCCGATATTTACCTTCAAAAAGCACGGCAATACGGTGTAACTATTACTCATGTATTTGAAACTCATATTCATGCAGATTTTATGAGCGGGGCTTGTGAGTTGGTATCCCGTTGCAATGGAAGCGCTAAAGTTTTTGTGAGCGTTGAAGGTGACGCAACCTATGATTTTGCTCATGAAGCGGTTCGTGAAGGAGATGAGTTTGAATTCGGTCAAGTTAAAATGATGGCTAAGCATACTCCTGGCCATACACCCGAACATTTATCCTATTTATTATATGAATCGCATAAAGAAGACCCCTGGGGCATTGTAACTGGGGATTCACTGTTCGTTGATTCTTTAGGACGACCAGATTTATTGGGTGATGAGAAGACAGATGAATTGACCCAGGCCCTTTTTAACACCATGCGGGAAGTTTTCTGCAAACTGAGAGATGAAGTGATTGTTTATCCATGCCATGCAGCAGGCTCGGCCTGTGGTCCTGATATAGGCGACCGTATGAATACCACCATTGGATACGAGAAGAAACATAATCCATTTATGCAGATGGAGACTTTTGAGGAATTTAAAAAAGCTATTCAGGATAGTGCGCCTCCAGTACCTACTCATTATCCAAAGATGAAAAAACTGAACGCAAAGGGGCCAGAAACTTTTGGGCATACGCCCCCAGTCAGGTCTTTAAATGTAGAGGAGTTTGAAAAAGAAATGAAGAACCCCGATACGATCATTATCGATACGAGGGATATGTTAGCTTTTGGAGGCGGCCATATAGAAGGTTCTCTTAACATAGGACAACGTCCCATTCTGTCGGTTTGGGCCGGTTGGTTAATTGAAACAGACGCTCCTCTTCTACTGGTCTTGCCTGAAGATAAAGATCTAGAGCGGGTTGTAACTTTGCTTTGGCGCACCGGACATACCAATTTTAAAGGCTATCTGGCTGGGAACATGCGCAGTTGGCAGGAATCGGGTAAACAAATTAAGAAATTGACCCAACTCAGTGTACATGAACTCAGCGCAAACAATGGGCAATATCAGCCATTAGATGTACGCAAGGATAAGGAATGGCAAAATGGATACATACCTGATGCCAGGCATATTTTTCTTGGCGAACTATCTGATAAGATAAGTACCTTAAATAAAAAACAAAAATTTGCTGTGTATTGCGCTAGCGGCTATAGAGCCAGCATTGCGGCCAGTCTTTTACAAAAAAATGGCTTTCAGAATGTGAATAGCATTCCGGGAAGTTTTAAGGCATGGAAGGCTGCGGATTTATCAATTGAAAATAAAACAGAAAATCAAAAAAAGAAATAA